A window from Lactobacillus intestinalis encodes these proteins:
- a CDS encoding SDR family oxidoreductase, which produces MNKSKVVVITGASSGIGEATAKLLAKNGNKVVLGARRVPRLQEITGNITDLGGEAIYLPTDVTKDDEVEALAKLASDKFGRIDVWINCAGVMPQSLLSQKKIKDWDNMIDINIKGTLYGIGAALSYMMKQKSGQIINISSVAGHIVGPMSAVYSATKYAVRAISEGLRQEMAQAQSNVRVTLISPGAVNTELVNSITDEKIKEGTEEFYKNFSIPVDRVAETIQQSIDLPADAAWNEVIIRPTTQQM; this is translated from the coding sequence ATGAACAAAAGTAAAGTTGTAGTTATTACTGGAGCATCAAGTGGAATTGGTGAAGCAACTGCTAAGCTTTTAGCAAAAAATGGAAATAAAGTTGTATTAGGAGCACGCCGTGTGCCACGGCTTCAAGAAATTACTGGAAATATTACTGATCTAGGTGGCGAAGCAATTTATTTACCTACCGATGTTACCAAAGACGATGAAGTAGAAGCTTTGGCTAAATTGGCAAGTGATAAGTTTGGTAGAATTGATGTTTGGATCAATTGTGCGGGAGTGATGCCACAGTCATTACTTTCTCAAAAGAAGATTAAAGACTGGGACAATATGATTGATATTAATATCAAAGGTACCTTGTATGGAATTGGTGCTGCCTTGTCTTACATGATGAAGCAAAAGAGCGGCCAAATTATTAATATTTCATCTGTAGCTGGTCATATTGTTGGTCCTATGAGTGCAGTTTATTCTGCAACTAAATATGCAGTTCGGGCAATTAGTGAAGGATTGCGTCAAGAAATGGCACAAGCACAATCTAATGTACGAGTTACATTAATTTCTCCAGGAGCAGTGAATACCGAATTGGTAAATTCTATTACGGATGAAAAAATTAAAGAAGGAACTGAGGAATTCTATAAGAACTTTAGTATTCCTGTTGATCGAGTTGCTGAAACTATCCAACAATCTATTGATTTACCAGCTGATGCTGCTTGGAATGAAGTTATTATTCGGCCTACTACTCAACAAATGTAA
- a CDS encoding flavodoxin family protein, with protein MKAANRERIQNDPPERVMVLPDLSQHDLVCLGYQTWTMILSQPMRAFLLQYGSQFSNKKIAPFLSEGGYGPVSNCSMKLLLKMVVDKSDAEVEI; from the coding sequence GTGAAGGCTGCTAACCGTGAAAGAATTCAAAATGATCCACCAGAGCGTGTGATGGTTTTACCTGATTTGAGTCAACATGACCTAGTTTGTTTAGGCTATCAAACTTGGACCATGATCTTAAGCCAGCCAATGAGAGCTTTTTTACTTCAATATGGCAGTCAATTTTCTAATAAAAAGATTGCTCCGTTTCTTTCAGAAGGAGGTTACGGCCCAGTATCCAATTGCTCGATGAAATTATTGCTTAAGATGGTAGTTGATAAAAGTGATGCGGAAGTTGAAATATAG
- a CDS encoding helix-turn-helix domain-containing protein produces MSIVSERLSSLRKAMGWSRKRAISELNLPYQTYSNYELGKREPDIPIIAKLADKFNTTTDYLTGKSNDPRTLDEIIKGMGGLKSSSHSLEVDLAKDPVVLAYDGIPVSDEDKEIIEAVLERHNKKKI; encoded by the coding sequence ATGAGTATTGTTAGTGAAAGGCTTAGCAGCCTGCGTAAAGCTATGGGGTGGTCACGGAAGCGAGCTATTTCTGAGCTTAATCTTCCTTACCAAACGTATTCCAACTATGAATTAGGAAAAAGAGAACCAGACATTCCAATAATAGCTAAACTTGCAGATAAGTTTAATACAACTACTGATTATTTAACTGGTAAATCAAATGATCCTAGAACATTAGATGAAATAATAAAAGGAATGGGCGGTCTGAAATCATCTTCCCATTCCTTAGAAGTAGATTTAGCCAAGGACCCTGTGGTTTTAGCTTACGATGGTATCCCCGTTAGCGACGAAGATAAAGAAATCATTGAAGCTGTACTGGAACGCCACAATAAGAAAAAAATATGA
- a CDS encoding nitroreductase family protein, which yields MNAIFERRAVREYTDQKVDDEKIKKLIEAFQAAPCALHQTDVMELSVITDPELLQKLEEKTNNSCYNAPLVFMINTKKDSQFGERDASVAAENVMVEAFDLGLASVYVMGGVIALNKFPDLQKELGMDDGFETAVLLPIGYAADNGQPEDRSNRYKVVRK from the coding sequence ATGAATGCAATTTTTGAAAGAAGAGCTGTTAGAGAGTATACGGATCAAAAAGTTGACGATGAGAAAATCAAGAAACTAATTGAAGCTTTTCAAGCTGCTCCGTGTGCACTCCATCAAACTGATGTGATGGAATTAAGTGTAATTACGGATCCTGAATTATTGCAAAAATTAGAAGAAAAGACTAATAATTCGTGCTACAACGCACCTTTGGTATTTATGATTAATACTAAAAAAGACAGTCAATTTGGTGAGAGGGATGCTTCAGTTGCTGCTGAGAATGTGATGGTTGAAGCCTTTGACTTAGGCTTAGCTTCAGTTTACGTAATGGGTGGCGTAATCGCTCTTAATAAATTTCCAGATTTACAAAAAGAATTAGGAATGGATGATGGATTTGAAACTGCAGTACTTTTGCCAATTGGCTATGCAGCTGATAATGGTCAACCTGAAGATAGATCGAATCGCTATAAGGTAGTGAGAAAATAA
- a CDS encoding MarR family winged helix-turn-helix transcriptional regulator — translation MENEKQKLNEIFMDLLYLIRKYHMLTHQHGGPLADTSRDQGRILAILKLKPEMTTKDLSYLLGIRQQSLNEMLKKLEKEGYISRNPSSKDRRVMLINLTEKGKAVKQIADDNSGILDDFSEEELRDFNKYLTQLCEAYNKKIKEIATPEDEAKFDEFYQRIEKMREKMGDEELRKFMQNNSPFGPMFHRPF, via the coding sequence ATGGAAAACGAAAAACAAAAATTGAATGAGATATTTATGGATTTACTCTATTTAATTCGAAAATATCATATGCTAACGCATCAACATGGTGGCCCGCTGGCAGATACTAGTCGGGACCAAGGAAGAATTTTGGCTATTCTTAAACTTAAACCAGAAATGACTACCAAAGATTTAAGTTATCTTCTTGGAATTCGGCAGCAATCTTTAAATGAAATGCTGAAAAAGCTGGAAAAAGAAGGCTATATTTCTCGAAATCCTTCTTCAAAAGATCGACGTGTAATGTTAATTAACTTAACTGAAAAAGGAAAAGCAGTTAAACAAATCGCTGATGATAATTCCGGGATACTGGACGATTTTTCCGAAGAAGAGCTCAGAGATTTCAACAAGTATCTCACTCAACTTTGCGAAGCTTATAATAAGAAAATTAAAGAAATTGCTACTCCAGAAGATGAAGCAAAATTTGATGAATTTTATCAACGAATCGAAAAAATGCGCGAAAAGATGGGCGATGAAGAACTCCGCAAGTTTATGCAGAATAACAGTCCTTTTGGTCCCATGTTTCATCGCCCTTTTTAA
- a CDS encoding NlpC/P60 family protein — protein MKRKVFTASITAVLLALGLSTSTVAHADNLEGNSSQISAKIDSGESNGNDSATIDSQKKSSINKSDYLWKNPKIIRLNKTTTLYKDANLTKVAVKAKSGSHYLISSLIKNSDGIPVLKTQSGFIIAKKNSIKKIKGYQNPKAYHQVHYTQVKPYGKVGYNLYRGYEGIKTWKVMHRLGTWYGTNYYNQATYNAVKNFQRNHNLPVTGNVDLKTWQKMGFSKSSWYGIDSYVAPLKAQAWQGRSAHIEAMINQAYKYMGKPWLAGCSSSPNYGVDCSGLVMQSLYAGGISPIPTSSIGHAHPGNEWNSRNLWADKHLKRVPYSQRRRGDLVFYYQPGTRTIWHIAIYLGNNRVIESWPPCVMVQPIVNGQRNIIAGIKRPFI, from the coding sequence ATGAAAAGAAAAGTGTTTACAGCAAGTATTACTGCTGTTTTATTAGCTCTTGGTTTATCTACTTCTACTGTTGCACATGCTGATAATTTGGAAGGGAATTCATCACAAATTTCAGCTAAAATTGATTCAGGGGAGTCTAACGGAAATGATTCGGCAACAATAGATTCTCAAAAAAAGTCGAGTATTAACAAGTCAGATTATCTTTGGAAAAATCCAAAGATTATTCGTTTAAATAAAACTACTACTTTGTATAAAGATGCAAATTTAACCAAAGTTGCTGTTAAAGCAAAATCTGGTAGTCATTATTTAATTAGTAGTTTGATTAAAAATAGTGATGGAATTCCTGTATTGAAAACTCAGTCTGGCTTTATCATTGCTAAAAAGAATTCGATTAAAAAGATTAAGGGTTATCAAAATCCAAAAGCTTATCATCAAGTTCACTATACACAAGTGAAACCATATGGAAAAGTAGGTTATAATCTTTATCGAGGCTATGAAGGTATCAAAACTTGGAAAGTAATGCACAGACTGGGTACGTGGTATGGTACAAACTACTATAACCAAGCTACTTATAATGCTGTAAAAAATTTCCAAAGAAACCATAATTTACCTGTAACAGGGAATGTTGACTTGAAGACTTGGCAAAAAATGGGCTTTTCTAAGAGTTCATGGTATGGCATTGATAGCTATGTTGCGCCCCTTAAGGCTCAAGCATGGCAAGGTCGCTCTGCTCACATTGAAGCTATGATTAATCAAGCTTATAAATATATGGGTAAACCTTGGCTTGCTGGCTGTTCATCAAGTCCAAATTATGGTGTTGATTGTTCTGGCTTGGTAATGCAAAGTCTTTATGCTGGGGGTATTAGCCCAATTCCAACTAGTTCAATCGGCCACGCTCATCCTGGAAATGAATGGAATTCTCGCAATCTATGGGCAGATAAGCATTTGAAGAGGGTACCATATTCACAACGTAGACGAGGAGATCTAGTATTTTACTATCAACCAGGAACCCGTACAATTTGGCACATTGCTATTTACCTTGGAAATAACCGTGTAATTGAGAGCTGGCCACCATGCGTAATGGTTCAGCCAATTGTCAACGGACAAAGAAATATAATTGCTGGTATTAAGAGACCATTCATTTAG
- a CDS encoding C39 family peptidase gives MKNKKAFLLVGLLCSGIIFVNVNSQSVSAATVTSVNSSSKAINNADNQSYDSNVSSTTTSEQKDIQKQKQPNQENKDVKTPTSHPQSKNISNQWVTRQGHNYYLINNKPVKGLRNINKSWYLFDKQGVMLTGVRKIPKKSSYGYFAQDGKRRFNNTNSGKSSYWINKSGSIVGIKNNAKVICQRPQMPTGCEITAVTMMINFAGKMVTKDQAAKIMPRSYNPNKGFIGSPYREFPLGFWVAPNGVKPVVSHYLGTASNMTNCSLTAIKRKLIRSHLVVAWVGWFDGFSNHAITLTGYHGNTLYYNDPWTGTRRSMSIATFKHHWAMDGHRALSY, from the coding sequence ATGAAAAATAAAAAAGCATTTCTATTAGTTGGGCTCCTATGTTCAGGAATAATATTTGTCAATGTCAATAGCCAAAGTGTATCAGCTGCTACTGTAACTAGTGTTAATTCTAGTTCTAAAGCTATTAATAATGCAGATAATCAAAGTTATGATTCAAATGTGTCAAGCACAACTACTTCTGAACAAAAAGATATTCAAAAACAGAAGCAACCAAATCAAGAAAATAAAGATGTCAAAACGCCTACATCCCATCCTCAATCAAAAAATATTTCTAATCAATGGGTAACTCGTCAAGGTCACAACTACTATTTAATAAATAATAAACCTGTAAAGGGACTAAGAAATATTAATAAATCTTGGTATTTGTTTGATAAACAAGGGGTAATGCTCACAGGAGTGCGTAAAATACCTAAAAAATCTTCTTACGGTTACTTTGCTCAAGATGGTAAGAGGAGATTTAACAATACTAACTCTGGTAAATCTTCTTATTGGATTAATAAATCTGGTTCTATTGTGGGCATTAAAAACAACGCTAAGGTGATATGTCAACGACCCCAGATGCCGACTGGATGTGAAATTACAGCCGTAACGATGATGATTAATTTTGCCGGCAAAATGGTTACTAAAGATCAAGCAGCTAAAATTATGCCACGAAGCTACAATCCAAATAAAGGTTTTATAGGTTCCCCATATAGAGAATTCCCACTTGGTTTTTGGGTTGCTCCTAATGGCGTTAAACCCGTTGTTTCCCATTATCTTGGTACTGCTAGTAACATGACCAATTGCAGTTTAACTGCAATTAAAAGGAAATTAATTCGCTCTCATTTGGTGGTAGCTTGGGTAGGATGGTTTGATGGTTTTTCAAATCATGCTATTACCTTAACGGGTTATCATGGAAATACACTTTATTATAACGATCCGTGGACTGGAACTAGGCGTTCAATGAGTATTGCAACTTTCAAACATCACTGGGCAATGGATGGACATAGAGCATTAAGTTATTGA
- a CDS encoding SLAP domain-containing protein yields the protein MKKLNAKKIIVGTVISMGLALPLTATTNGNLLGHPQTVEAATMKVALKHNAFLYNSKGHRVGKRKLYRGHSYTYYSVKSINDKVFYRVGKNRYIKSGNVKTSYILGRKKHAKKHTNRVNTGSIEETNTKLTIKTAGMGTPKFQVSIDKTNADVFSASHTTANGSWIGTMALDGTYNVYAEDNGMYEIGNGQWIHSDIAEVISNSSSPNLSTKQDKTKKLPTNNASHSEDTEMTSKKSSISSNTSHKNRNSSKSDVIVGNLSSTQKQEVINYFVQMINTERTKNGLNPLQLDEKLSAEAQQRAIHDGTTLANTGEEDAHKDEKGNDLMPSDAGGEVEAGIMVYPNDTPKELARFAYNQFMENDADQNWAHKNNLLHSYWTTIGVGIYFAKGTNNFNFGSLVADLK from the coding sequence ATGAAAAAACTAAATGCAAAGAAGATTATTGTCGGAACTGTAATTTCTATGGGACTTGCCCTTCCATTAACTGCAACTACTAATGGTAATTTGCTTGGTCACCCACAAACTGTGGAAGCAGCTACTATGAAAGTTGCTTTAAAGCACAATGCTTTCTTATACAATTCCAAAGGCCACAGAGTAGGTAAACGTAAGTTATACAGAGGTCATTCTTACACTTATTACTCAGTTAAAAGCATTAATGACAAAGTATTTTATCGAGTAGGTAAAAACCGCTACATTAAATCTGGTAATGTAAAAACCAGTTATATTCTCGGCCGAAAGAAACATGCAAAAAAGCACACAAACAGAGTAAATACTGGCTCTATTGAAGAAACAAATACCAAATTAACAATTAAGACTGCTGGTATGGGTACACCAAAGTTCCAAGTTTCAATTGATAAGACAAATGCTGATGTTTTCAGTGCTTCTCATACGACTGCAAATGGTAGCTGGATTGGAACTATGGCATTAGATGGTACATACAATGTTTATGCAGAAGATAATGGTATGTACGAAATTGGTAATGGTCAATGGATTCATAGCGATATTGCAGAAGTAATTTCAAACAGTTCAAGTCCAAATCTTTCGACTAAGCAAGATAAAACCAAAAAACTCCCTACTAACAATGCTTCTCATTCAGAAGATACTGAAATGACCTCTAAAAAATCATCTATTTCTTCGAACACATCTCATAAAAACAGGAATTCTTCAAAGAGTGATGTTATTGTAGGAAATTTATCTTCTACTCAAAAACAAGAAGTGATTAATTACTTTGTACAAATGATTAATACAGAAAGAACTAAAAATGGATTGAATCCACTTCAATTAGATGAGAAATTAAGCGCAGAAGCTCAACAAAGAGCTATTCACGATGGAACCACTTTAGCAAATACTGGGGAAGAAGATGCCCATAAAGACGAAAAAGGTAACGATTTAATGCCTTCTGATGCTGGTGGAGAAGTAGAAGCAGGAATTATGGTATATCCAAATGATACCCCTAAAGAATTAGCTCGTTTTGCATACAATCAATTTATGGAAAACGATGCTGATCAAAATTGGGCACATAAAAACAACTTATTACATTCTTACTGGACAACTATAGGAGTCGGTATTTACTTCGCTAAAGGTACTAATAATTTCAATTTCGGCTCATTAGTTGCAGATTTAAAATAA